Proteins from a genomic interval of Diaminobutyricimonas aerilata:
- a CDS encoding nitronate monooxygenase has translation MRSRTSPRRGAVDVNDLTGLVGVDVPIVLGPFGGMSSVALTARVSGLGGLGSFGLYGYSADRIRATVGALREATPRPFAVNLWLGVTEPEPTAEEWERHVEALRPLLEEMGVTPPPMPERFLPTFEEQWEAVLDTAPHVVSFVFGVPSVAAVEEAHRRGIVVIGTATTVDEAVALHDGGVDAVVASGFESAGHRGSFLRPVPESLVGTFALVPQMVDAVPIPVIAAGAVADRRGVAAAFALGAHGVQAGTAFLATQESAVAPGHRRAIAGTPAHGTVLTRAMSGRFARGVPNRAVRSIEERDAIAPFPIQNWLTAHFRAEAARRNEPELLSLWMGQAAALARHEHAHEVFAELVAGLPPERVSPSE, from the coding sequence ATGCGGAGCCGAACTTCCCCCCGACGAGGAGCAGTTGACGTGAACGACCTCACCGGGCTCGTCGGAGTCGACGTGCCGATCGTGCTCGGACCGTTCGGCGGCATGTCGTCCGTCGCCCTCACCGCGCGGGTGAGCGGACTCGGCGGTCTCGGTTCCTTCGGGCTCTACGGATACTCGGCCGACCGCATCCGTGCGACCGTCGGCGCGCTGCGCGAGGCGACTCCGCGGCCCTTCGCGGTGAATCTGTGGTTGGGCGTGACGGAACCGGAGCCGACCGCCGAGGAGTGGGAACGCCACGTCGAGGCGCTGCGCCCCCTGCTCGAGGAGATGGGTGTCACCCCTCCGCCGATGCCCGAGCGGTTCCTGCCGACCTTCGAGGAACAGTGGGAGGCGGTGCTCGACACCGCGCCGCACGTCGTGAGCTTCGTGTTCGGCGTGCCCTCCGTCGCCGCCGTGGAGGAGGCGCATCGTCGCGGCATCGTCGTCATCGGCACCGCCACGACCGTGGATGAGGCCGTCGCCCTCCACGACGGCGGGGTGGATGCGGTCGTCGCGTCGGGCTTCGAATCGGCCGGACACCGCGGGTCGTTCCTGCGGCCGGTCCCCGAATCGCTCGTCGGCACGTTCGCGCTCGTGCCCCAGATGGTCGACGCGGTGCCCATCCCGGTGATCGCCGCGGGGGCGGTCGCCGACCGTCGTGGCGTCGCGGCCGCCTTCGCGCTCGGCGCGCACGGCGTGCAGGCGGGCACCGCGTTCCTCGCGACGCAGGAGTCCGCCGTCGCGCCGGGGCACCGTCGCGCGATCGCGGGCACTCCCGCGCACGGCACCGTGCTGACCCGGGCGATGAGCGGCCGCTTCGCGCGCGGCGTGCCCAACCGGGCGGTGCGGTCGATCGAGGAGCGCGACGCGATCGCGCCGTTCCCCATCCAGAACTGGCTCACCGCGCACTTCCGGGCGGAGGCCGCCCGGCGGAACGAGCCCGAGCTGCTGTCGTTGTGGATGGGGCAGGCCGCCGCCCTCGCCCGTCACGAGCACGCGCACGAGGTCTTCGCCGAACTCGTCGCCGGGCTGCCGCCGGAGCGGGTCAGTCCGTCGGAGTGA
- a CDS encoding nitroreductase/quinone reductase family protein has protein sequence MPSDRTLRMMNRVHRVAMRVTGGRIGWHIAGMAVVELTTTGRRSGEQRTTLLTAPLRMHGGYVVVASRGGDDIHPAWFHNLRAEPRVRIAVDGEAPVEAIAHIATPEERADWWPLITGRYRNYAAYQRRTKREIPLVLLTPTD, from the coding sequence ATGCCCAGTGACCGCACGTTGCGGATGATGAATCGCGTACACCGCGTCGCCATGCGGGTCACCGGCGGCCGCATCGGGTGGCACATCGCGGGCATGGCGGTCGTCGAGCTCACGACGACCGGCCGCCGTTCCGGTGAGCAGCGCACGACCCTGCTGACCGCGCCTCTGCGGATGCACGGCGGCTACGTCGTGGTGGCCTCACGCGGCGGCGATGACATCCATCCGGCGTGGTTCCACAACCTCCGCGCGGAGCCGCGGGTGCGCATCGCGGTCGACGGGGAGGCGCCCGTCGAGGCGATCGCCCACATCGCCACTCCGGAGGAACGCGCGGACTGGTGGCCGCTCATCACGGGCCGCTACCGCAACTACGCCGCGTATCAACGGCGCACGAAACGGGAGATCCCGCTCGTGCTGCTCACTCCGACGGACTGA
- a CDS encoding PPOX class F420-dependent oxidoreductase, giving the protein MTTTPLPALGDERFVSLSTFRRSGVPVSTPVWILQQGDELLVTTPAGSGKVKRLRNDPRVELRPCSRRGAVAEEAPIASGTARIVDDPAAVQRHGHGFARKYGFEYRLFMLIERIARRGNPQRVILRIAD; this is encoded by the coding sequence ATGACCACCACCCCCCTGCCGGCGCTGGGCGACGAGCGCTTCGTGTCCCTCAGCACCTTCCGCCGCTCCGGGGTGCCGGTGTCGACGCCCGTCTGGATCCTGCAGCAGGGCGACGAACTGCTGGTCACGACCCCGGCGGGCAGCGGCAAGGTGAAGCGCCTGCGCAACGACCCGCGGGTGGAGCTGCGCCCCTGCTCGCGCCGAGGCGCCGTCGCCGAGGAGGCCCCCATCGCGTCGGGCACCGCCCGGATCGTCGACGACCCGGCCGCGGTGCAGCGGCACGGGCACGGCTTCGCCCGCAAGTACGGATTCGAGTACCGCCTGTTCATGCTCATCGAACGGATCGCGCGTCGCGGCAACCCGCAGCGGGTCATCCTGCGCATCGCCGACTGA
- a CDS encoding lamin tail domain-containing protein produces the protein MTRRLTARFCLAALAVAVLVSTALPVAARPIDPPPVAAPSADAPDATDAPGTGRPDPEDSSAAASTPLPAEPLRDASTVLLSEFANGGPRSEADSFFELRNFGDEPVDLTGWNVYRCNEFGLRRGAANPELDLHGVVLAPGQTFTVARIGAALAGGATADASISNAFPAAGFGLDLVDDDGRRVDSVGVFPNAPWPMLSECTNGRNLPNVLDYAAGESWQRVATTGDPATDYVIAAATPGGVNAERTTVRQDRSSGVRIDEFAAYGSHGDGDDFVELRNTGDRAVDLDGWQLFRCTATGRLTSDALQWTGSAERLAPGDRLVIGGPGFEGRSDARTSVSLADAGSGVLLRDGRGRLVDRVAAYPYADSPCQNGDDKLPAVLDAAADESYQRTGTSGVDADDFVIAPRTPGAANARDSDAVFGSPFEYPDAVGVAVSEIATDPAVDGMPEGSVQRNYLELANYGERAVDISGWRILGCAVDGRREPDPLVTVPDGAQLPPQGTFLAALAETDAAQRADATYTDALDFLGAGVWVEDADGVRVDSVGIYQANEMDRLNEGVSACTKGLSLTTYEPDRLLGETYLRARFTGVDADDFVVGEGTPGEADAARWRERTVADPAALRPVELPVETRTSARIGAAAWRAVRDFDEAEPLTGVIDAVAGVVEGPLTALSAPGERALSPDELGAPVTDDRWGHPYQRVVLDASDLRPGDELRWSGTTAGRNEVQLSVWDADVQGWRMLDAGTARAGRVQLAGEVRAGDLEDGRVTVLVQNGPRTEQSLRGAPDGAFASPNDYDFAVSHLTDTQYLSETYPEVYTGMASWIVANADARKIAFATHTGDLVQNWVDPDQNAVRAEREFERASAIQGILDDAGVPNSVLPGNHDSKRGLDPSLFNAWFGPDRYADAPWYGGSIAPDDNSANFSTFERDGARFLMLSLPYAYGEREIRWAEQVVSAHPDHNVVLSTHEHLTPKDRFEPARRSDSSRWVSRASELWERVVAPNRNVVAVLCGHFHGIGQIVTEDAGGIPGHDVVELLADYQEFRTHTGERATGFQRLLQVDLGGGTIAVDTFSTRLGSTASAEYDYEQFMPDNGMAEASSNARPWRIVEHGLQERYTAEDDEFTAQVNFQHHKEVATAGFAVSRDASPVRAAGATRQPL, from the coding sequence GTGACGCGACGCCTCACCGCACGCTTCTGCCTCGCCGCGCTCGCCGTGGCAGTCCTCGTGTCGACGGCACTGCCCGTCGCGGCGCGACCGATCGATCCACCGCCGGTTGCGGCGCCATCCGCGGATGCACCGGATGCGACGGACGCGCCGGGCACGGGACGACCGGATCCGGAGGACTCGTCCGCCGCGGCGTCGACCCCGCTTCCTGCCGAACCGCTGCGCGACGCGAGCACGGTGCTGCTGAGCGAGTTCGCCAACGGCGGTCCACGGAGCGAAGCGGACTCCTTCTTCGAACTCCGGAACTTCGGCGACGAGCCCGTCGACCTCACGGGGTGGAACGTGTACCGCTGCAACGAGTTCGGGTTGCGGCGGGGCGCCGCCAACCCGGAACTCGACCTGCACGGCGTCGTGCTCGCGCCCGGCCAGACGTTCACGGTCGCGCGCATCGGCGCGGCGCTCGCCGGCGGGGCGACCGCCGACGCGTCGATCTCGAACGCCTTCCCCGCGGCGGGCTTCGGGCTCGACCTCGTCGACGACGACGGACGGCGAGTCGACTCGGTCGGCGTCTTCCCGAATGCGCCGTGGCCGATGCTGAGCGAGTGCACCAACGGCCGCAACCTGCCGAACGTGCTCGACTACGCGGCCGGGGAGAGCTGGCAGCGCGTCGCGACGACCGGCGACCCGGCGACGGATTACGTGATCGCCGCGGCGACCCCCGGGGGAGTGAACGCCGAGCGCACGACCGTGCGGCAAGACCGCTCGAGCGGAGTGCGCATCGACGAGTTCGCGGCCTACGGATCACACGGCGACGGCGACGACTTCGTCGAGCTGCGCAACACCGGCGACCGGGCCGTCGATCTCGACGGTTGGCAGCTGTTCCGCTGCACGGCGACGGGGCGGCTGACGAGCGACGCCCTCCAGTGGACCGGCAGCGCGGAACGGCTCGCCCCGGGCGACCGTCTCGTGATCGGCGGACCGGGCTTCGAGGGGCGGAGCGACGCCCGCACGAGCGTGTCGCTCGCCGACGCAGGCTCGGGCGTGCTCCTGCGTGACGGCCGTGGGCGGCTCGTCGACCGGGTCGCCGCCTATCCGTACGCCGACTCCCCGTGCCAGAACGGCGACGACAAGCTCCCCGCCGTGCTCGACGCCGCCGCCGACGAGTCGTACCAGCGCACCGGCACGTCAGGCGTCGACGCCGACGATTTTGTCATCGCGCCCCGCACCCCCGGGGCCGCCAACGCCCGGGATTCCGACGCCGTGTTCGGGAGCCCCTTCGAGTACCCGGATGCGGTCGGGGTGGCGGTGAGCGAGATCGCGACGGATCCGGCGGTGGACGGCATGCCCGAGGGCTCGGTGCAGCGCAACTATCTCGAACTGGCCAACTACGGCGAGCGTGCCGTCGACATCTCCGGATGGCGGATCCTCGGCTGCGCGGTCGACGGACGCCGGGAGCCCGACCCCCTCGTGACCGTCCCGGACGGCGCGCAGCTGCCCCCGCAGGGCACGTTCCTCGCGGCGCTCGCCGAGACGGACGCGGCCCAGCGCGCGGATGCCACCTACACGGACGCCCTGGACTTCCTCGGGGCCGGCGTGTGGGTCGAGGACGCCGACGGGGTACGCGTCGACTCGGTCGGCATCTACCAGGCGAACGAGATGGATCGGCTCAACGAGGGGGTGAGCGCCTGCACCAAGGGGCTGTCGCTCACGACCTACGAACCGGACCGCCTGCTCGGGGAGACCTACCTGCGCGCGCGGTTCACCGGCGTGGATGCCGACGACTTCGTGGTCGGGGAGGGAACGCCGGGCGAGGCGGATGCGGCGCGATGGCGGGAGCGGACCGTCGCCGATCCGGCCGCGCTGCGCCCCGTGGAGTTGCCCGTCGAGACGCGCACGAGCGCACGCATCGGCGCCGCCGCCTGGCGTGCCGTGCGGGACTTCGACGAGGCCGAGCCGCTCACGGGCGTCATCGACGCCGTCGCGGGCGTCGTCGAGGGACCGTTGACCGCGCTCTCGGCACCGGGGGAGCGGGCACTCTCGCCCGACGAGCTCGGCGCACCGGTCACCGACGACCGCTGGGGGCATCCGTACCAACGCGTGGTGCTCGACGCATCCGACCTGCGCCCTGGCGACGAGCTGCGCTGGAGCGGCACGACGGCGGGCCGGAACGAGGTGCAGCTGAGCGTGTGGGACGCCGACGTGCAGGGGTGGCGGATGCTCGACGCCGGCACCGCGCGCGCTGGACGGGTGCAGCTCGCCGGCGAGGTGCGCGCCGGCGACCTCGAAGACGGGCGCGTCACGGTGCTCGTGCAGAACGGCCCGCGCACCGAGCAGAGCCTGCGCGGCGCCCCGGACGGGGCCTTCGCCTCGCCGAACGACTACGACTTCGCGGTGTCGCACCTCACCGACACGCAGTACCTGAGCGAGACGTACCCGGAGGTGTACACGGGCATGGCGTCGTGGATCGTGGCGAACGCGGACGCGCGCAAGATCGCCTTCGCGACGCACACCGGCGACCTCGTGCAGAACTGGGTCGACCCCGACCAGAACGCTGTGCGCGCCGAGCGCGAGTTCGAGCGGGCATCGGCGATCCAGGGCATCCTCGACGACGCCGGCGTGCCGAACAGCGTGCTGCCGGGCAACCACGACTCGAAGCGCGGCCTCGACCCCTCGCTGTTCAACGCGTGGTTCGGACCCGACCGGTACGCCGACGCGCCCTGGTACGGCGGATCCATCGCGCCCGACGACAACAGCGCCAACTTCTCCACCTTCGAGCGCGACGGTGCCCGGTTCCTGATGCTCTCCCTGCCGTACGCCTATGGCGAGCGTGAGATCCGCTGGGCGGAGCAGGTGGTGTCCGCACATCCCGACCACAACGTCGTGCTCTCCACTCATGAGCACCTCACCCCGAAGGACCGGTTCGAGCCCGCCCGCCGCAGCGACTCCTCGCGCTGGGTGTCGCGGGCGAGCGAGCTCTGGGAGCGGGTTGTCGCGCCGAACCGCAACGTCGTCGCCGTGCTGTGCGGTCACTTCCACGGGATCGGGCAGATCGTCACGGAAGACGCCGGCGGTATCCCCGGGCACGACGTCGTCGAACTGCTCGCCGACTACCAGGAGTTCCGCACGCACACGGGGGAGCGGGCCACCGGGTTCCAGCGGCTGCTGCAGGTCGACCTCGGCGGCGGCACGATCGCGGTCGACACGTTCTCGACGCGGCTCGGCTCCACCGCGAGCGCCGAGTACGACTACGAGCAGTTCATGCCCGACAACGGCATGGCGGAGGCGTCGTCGAACGCACGGCCGTGGCGCATCGTCGAGCACGGACTGCAGGAGCGGTACACCGCGGAAGACGACGAGTTCACCGCCCAGGTGAACTTCCAGCACCACAAGGAGGTCGCGACGGCCGGATTCGCCGTCTCTCGCGACGCCTCGCCGGTGCGCGCGGCGGGAGCGACGCGACAGCCGCTGTGA